One segment of Stappia sp. 28M-7 DNA contains the following:
- a CDS encoding FkbM family methyltransferase has translation MGFNLIRFALDPHYRAVKRWKLAKGDDRLLTDVPLDGSSLVVDAGFYKGDFSARISQKGSPTVLAFEPAPEFCERARPLLAAMPNVTLDCAGLSDFNGTAKLVYDNDGSSTQRQQQGESVEVQLRRASDIVRAAGRPVDLMKLNIEGDEYPVLENLIAEGLMGEVRHLVVQFHLIDQTSRQRYERIAEGLSKTHDLAWRYPFVWERWDLRDSVSPSR, from the coding sequence ATGGGCTTCAACCTGATCCGTTTCGCCCTCGACCCGCACTATCGGGCCGTCAAGCGCTGGAAACTTGCAAAAGGCGACGACCGCCTGCTGACCGACGTGCCGCTGGACGGAAGTTCGCTGGTTGTCGATGCCGGGTTCTACAAGGGCGACTTTTCCGCCCGCATCTCCCAGAAGGGATCGCCGACGGTCCTGGCCTTCGAGCCGGCGCCCGAATTCTGCGAACGCGCCCGCCCGTTGCTTGCTGCCATGCCGAACGTGACGCTGGATTGCGCCGGCCTGTCGGACTTCAACGGCACGGCGAAGCTCGTCTACGACAACGACGGCAGCAGCACCCAGCGACAGCAGCAGGGCGAGAGCGTCGAGGTGCAGCTGCGCCGTGCCTCCGATATCGTGCGCGCGGCCGGTCGGCCGGTCGACCTGATGAAGCTCAACATCGAGGGCGACGAGTATCCGGTTCTGGAAAACCTGATTGCCGAAGGCCTGATGGGCGAGGTGCGCCATCTCGTGGTGCAGTTCCACCTGATCGACCAGACCAGCCGCCAGCGCTATGAGCGCATCGCCGAGGGCCTGTCGAAGACCCACGATCTTGCCTGGCGTTATCCGTTCGTCTGGGAACGCTGGGACCTGCGCGACAGCGTCTCGCCGAGCAGGTAG